The Pseudodesulfovibrio sediminis genome includes the window CTTGAACTTTTGCACACAAACAGTAATGCGATTAGCGAATTTCCCATGATTCCTGCTCAGCAGAACAGTGTTGCCGAACTGCTCGGCGATCGTATCGGCCATCCTGGATACGAATTCATCCACACACATATTGCCAATTTCATCACCCTGCTTGCCCACTATGAAAAAGCGGTTGGAGGCAAGGACGCGGATCGCACAGCCGAGTTGCAGGTTGATCTGCTCAATACGGAATCCGTGCTGATCAAGTGTGCGCAGGGCATCGTTTTCGGCATGGCCCTTATTACGGATAATTTTGAAGAAATAGTACTGAAGTATTTTGGTCGGACCGCATTGAAAGACTATAGCGGACTCATCGAAAAGCATGAGCTCAACGAACAGTTCTGGATCGCATTTGTGGAGCAGTTCATTGCAAGTCGAGTGTTGGAGGCGCACAAGGAAATCCTTGAAGGCGAGAAATATACCATCTCCAAGGAACGCAATTTCGTGGTCATCCGTTTTCTGTTCGATGACATCCTGTCCAAGCTCAACCCCACGGATCAGGAAATCGAGAAAACGCGTATCCAGACGCGGTATATAGAGAGCCGAGCCTCCGAGGAAGGGCAGCGTCGTGCCAAGCTTGTTCAGGCCATGCTGGTTAAAGAGTTGTCGGATCTGGCCCAATTCAAGGAGTTGACGTCCGGCGAGTTTTTACAGGCCGCACGAATAACCTGCATTGATACCATCGGCCCTGAATTCGAGAAGAAGTATCTGAAGCGACAGGCAGAGCGCAAGGAAGATGGGCCGCGAAAGGATCGCGAGACGATCAAGAAGGAACAGGCTCAGTTCCGGTTCCTGGTGGATCAGCTGGTTGGAGTGGGCGTTGGCGCTTCCATAGCCGTCGGCAGGATCAGTGACTTCTTTTACAAGGCGCTGGAAGGCATCATCGGGGAGCAGATTAAAGGTATCCTGCCGTTCAAGGCGGATTTTTCCATGCCGGTATTGGAGAAGATTCTATTTTTCCTTTTGGAGAATCATGCAATCCATATCCTTCGTGAGACCGGCAAGGAGGAGGGCGCCAAGGTACAGGTGAGGACCGGGCGCGCCCGGCGGGTTTCTCAGGCTGTTGTGGACGCATTGCCGAATATGTCCAAGATCCGCAAAAAACAATTTTTCGGCAACGATGTCACCCGCGAGGACACGTTGTTGTTCAAGCCCAAGACGGCCAAGCAGGTGGCTGAGGTCATGTCCATGCTCAGCCTTGAACCGGAACTGCAGCAGCAGTTGAGCGTTTTGTGGAAGAGGGCCGTGTTTCGGGTGGACATCATGGTGTTGGTGAATCTGGAGCTGGTGGCAAAGACGTCTACCAACACGGCGGCAAAGCTCGCTGAAATACTGGATTTGTATCAGGTTTCAACATCTTCACAGAGATGAGTCCACCGGGAAAGTGCATGAAAAAGCCCCCTGTGCCTTGAGCGCAGGGGGCTTTCTTCGTTCGGGAGAATGGATTAACGGCGAAAGACGATGGTCTTGTTGCCGTCCACAATGACCCTGTCTTCGAGGTGCCATTTAACGGCACGGGCAAGTACATGGCGTTCGATGTCGCCACCGAGTCGTTTAAGGTCGTCAATGTCGTGGCTGTGGGTGACGCGGATGACATCCTGTTCGATGATCGGGCCTTCATCCAGTTTTTCCGTGACGTAGTGGGCGGTCGCGCCGATGAGTTTCACTCCGCGCTGGTGCGCCCTGCGGTACGGGTCCGCGCCCACGAAGGCAGGGAGGAACGAGTGGTGGATGTTTATGATCTTCCCCGTGTATTTGTTGACAAAGTCCGGTGTCAGAATCTGCATGTACCGGGCCAGAACAACAAGGTCGATGTTGCCATCCATGAGTTCGATCATGGTGTCCTCAGCTGCCACTTTGTCACGCAGTGTCGGTCCTACGGGAACGTGGTGGAAGGGAACGAAATTTTCAACGGATTCGCGCAGGTCGGGGTGGTTGGAAATGACCATGGAGATGTCGGCCTCCAGATCGCCTCGCTTCCAGCGCCACAGAAGTTCCATGAGCGCATGGTCCACCTTGGAGCAGAGAATGACCATCTTCTTGGGTTTCCAGACCGGATTCAGGCTCCAATCCATGACGAAATCCGTGGTCACTGTTTTTTCGAAATCAGCACGCAAGGCATCCAGTCCATCCATGGTCAGGCCAGGCAGAAAAAACTCATTACGCATGAAGAAGCGACCGCCTACCGGGTCGGTTGAATGCTGGTCCGAGTGAATGATGTTGGCGTTTTTCTTATGTAGATATCCGCTGACTGCGGCCACGATACCAGGTTGGTCCGGGCAGGTGATCAGCAGCCTGACAGTTGATTCTTTTGATTCGGTCATGTCTGAATTCCTGATGCTATGTGCGAGATTGAGTAAAAGCAGGGGTATGAGAACATATCCCGTGCACAGAGTTGGGCTTTAACGCAAAAGCCGGGCGAATAAAAGCCTTTTCCATGTACGGAAAGGGTTGCCAGTGACGTCAGTGGCATTATATGGGTGTTCAATCTGTTGTTCGACACAAACGGAACGACATAAAGGAATCATTCTATGTCTGAAAGAGCATTGAAGAAAGTTATGGATCATGCCTCTGCAGGGCTGGCAGCCCGCAAGGCCTTTTTTGATACAAAAGCGGAACTTATTGTCGAGATTGCCAGGGCCATGGCCGTGTGTCTCGCGGGTGGCGGCAAGGTCATGTTCTGCGGCAACGGAGGCTCTGCTGCCGACAGTCAACATCTGGCTGCCGAGTTTACCAATCGTTTCAAGTTGGAGCGTCCCCCGCTGCCGGGTTTGGCGCTGACCACCGATACGTCCGCGTTGACGGCTATCGGCAATGACTACAGTTTTGACGAGGTCTTTTCCAAGCAGCTTCTCGCCCTTGGGCGTCCCGGTGATATGCTGGTCGGCTTTTCCACTTCCGGTACGTCGACCAATGTGATTCGGGCCATGCGGGAAGCCAAGCGCAATGAGATCGTGACCGTGGGCATGACAGGACAATCCGGTGCCGAGATGGCTTCGGTTTCCGATTTTCTCGTTACCGTGCCTTCCGGCGACACGCCGGTCATTCAGGAGATCCACATTGCCGCAGGGCACATGATGTGTCATCTCGTGGATCATTTCCTGTTTGAGGCTGTTTCCGAGTTGACCCCGTATCTGCCGGATGCCGTGGGATAAGCTGGTATTGAAGCCAATATAAAAGCCCCTGCGAGCGTCTCGCAGGGGCTTTTTTTGTCGTATGATATCGGGTGATTAAAATGTTTCCCGTTTGATGCGAATGGTCAGCCCTTTTTTTTTAAGGCGTTCGGCAAGTATCTGGGCCCGTTCCAGAGAAGGGACTGTGCTTATGACCAGTTGGGCTACGCCATCCTCATCCCAAACCCAGATGTTTTCCGGCAGCACGATACCAGCCAGTCTGGTTTCCCTGAGCAGGGCGTTTCTGGTTATATCCCGCTGCTCAATGGATGACTCGTCCAGCATATCGCCACAGGCTAGGACCCACCACCCTCTGGGGCGGATTTTCGGGGTCGGGTTTTCTCCGAAGCTTCGAGCCGTTTCCGCAGCATGGGACTGACGCACTACTGCTGTCATACGGCGTATGCTTTCTTCTATTTGACTGATATTGCTTGACATTAATTATCTCTATCGTTTTTTTAGCGGGTATGTCCCATAAGAGCAATTTACCTTGGAGGCGGTGGAATGGCAAGAGGGATACTGTTGGATTCTGATTTTTTTCACACCCTTGCGGCATTGCGTACACACATGTATTTATAGGTATGGTTTATCTGTCGAGTTCACCCATCAAGCGCACTCGGGCGCAGAAAATCCTTCGACTCATTGTTGGAGTGATTGCCGTTTCACTCATTCTGTGGGCTCTTTACTCCATTCCATACGATATCCTGCGCGAAGAGCGGGCCAGGTTATACGGTGAAATCGTGACGTCCGGTCAGGTCCTGGAGGTGCGGACAGATGTCACACCCCGATATCCCGAAGCCAGGCTTGTCATCCGATATACATACGTTGACCCGGATGGCTTTGCTCGTTTTGCTGAGGCTCGAATACCTGATAGCCAATGGCAGAAGTTTCAGCCGGGGGCGGTTATCGAAGTTATCTACGGACGCACGCAACCCGCCCTGGTCAGAGTGCCGGGCGAAGTGGAACCCCGGTTCCAGGTCTGGCTTCGAGAACTGATTAATTAACTGTATTGTTTAGGGAATTTTTCGCCCATCAGGTATTCCATGGCTTCGCGGTCTATGGTGCCGGAGGCGATGAAAAACTCCAACCCGACAATCATGGGGTGGTAGACGATGTCATGAGGCAATGCGTCGGCCTGACCATGGAAGAACCGTTCGGCGGGCACGGCTTCGTTGACCTCGATGAGATCATCCGCATGCAGGGCCGAAGGCAACACATGATCGAGTATCACCCCGCCGGGCAGGGTGGTCCAGAGATGGTACATGCCCATGTCTTCTTCTCCGGATTCGTTTTCCACCATCTTTTTGAAGTCTGTGGGCGTCACAGGCATACGCATCGTGCCGTTTATTGACACATTCCCCAACGTGATGAGGCCGCCGGGGATAAAGAATTTCTTGGTCAGCATATGAAACATGCCGAAATTAACGGACATGGCCTTGCCTGCGCGATCGGCAAACGGAATGTGTCCGGTTTCCTCCACGGCATTCAAGATGCTTTGGTCTATGGGAAAGGGTGTCTCGCACAATGTGTATTCGCCCAACCCCAGCTTTTTGGTTCGGGATGCGGCTGCCTTGAATTCTTTGAGGTAGTTCATGGAGAGGGTGGGTATCATTTCATCGGCCTGTTCGCAATCCTGCGCAACCGCCTTTTTTCTGTTGGCTATCGGGTGCTTACTCACCCGGCGTATCAGTGTGTTGTCTGTTGAACCGATATTGTTTTTCATGCCATCCGGATGAAAGTCCGCCTTTTGACTTTTAGCCTCTTCTGGGTGGCAGGAGAGTAGGGGAAGAACATTCGCTGTCCTACTTCTTCACATTGGAGAAGACGCTGTGCGATCATATCGCCAAAGAGTACAAGACCCGCGCCGGGAGGGGGCGACGGGTCTTGCATTCCACTATCCTCAGGCTCCAATCCTCAAGGGAGCCTTCAGAACAATCTAATTACAAAGGCAGTCACTGAATACGACTCTGTCTGTGTATTCGGCCTGTTTGCCTTTGTTCCAGCGCGAAACCGGGCGATAGTACCCGACAATTCGGGTGTACACTTCGGCTTCGTTTCCGCAGGTTGGGCACTCGAAGTGTTCACCCAGAATGTACCCGTGCTCCTTGCAGATGGAGAAGGTGGGCGTAACCGAGACATAGGGAATCTTGGTTTTGGTGAACGCCTTGAGGATGAAGTTTCTCAGAGATGCCGGATCGGTGACCGCTTCACCCAGGAAGGTGTGGAACACGGTGCCGCCGGTGTAGAGCGGCTGAAGCTGGTTCTGGTGCTCCAGCGCGTACAGCACGTCTTCGGAGATGCCCACGGGCAACTGGGTTGAGTTGGTGTAGTATGGGGTGCCGTTGCCCTGCGTCTGGATATCGGCGTAAAGCGACTTGTCGATTTTGGCCAGGCGGTAGCTGGTGCCTTCGGCCGGAGTGGCTTCGAGGTTGTACAGAGAGCCTGTTTCTTCCTGAAAACGGGAAGTGACACGCCGCAGATGATTCAGGGTGCGGCGCATGAGACGAACGCCGCCTTCGGTTTCGATGCCTTTGCCGATGAGATTCAGACAGGCTTCGTGTCCTCCGAGCAGGCCGATGGTGGAGAAGTGCCCCTTGTACCCGTTTTTGAGGTACCGCTTGGACCACGGGAACATGCCCGCTTCGAGGTTGGCGTTGATCACTTTGCGCTTGTACTCAAGGGATTCCTTGGCCATCTCGGCATATTCTTCGACCAGCTCAAGGAACTCGTCTTCGGACTGGGCCAGGTAGGCGAGCTTGGGCAGGTTCAGGGTGACCACACCGATGGAACCGGTCAGGTCGCCCGCACCGAACAGACCGCCGGTCTTGGTACGCAGTTCGCGCAAGTCCATCTGGAGACGGCAGCACATGGAGCGCACATCCTCGGGGTTGAGATCCGAGCTGATGAAGTTCTGGAAATAGGGCACGCCGTATTTGGCGGTGAGCTGCATCAGCTTGTCGCCGATCTCGGATTCCCAGGGGAAGTCTTCGGTGACGTTGTATGTCGGAATGGGGAACGAGAAGATGCGGTCTTGGTGATCGCCTTCAAGCATGACCTCTATATAGGCCTGGTTGATCATGTCCATCTCTTCCTGGAAATCACCATACGTCAGCTCATCGTCGTATTTTCCACCCATGATGATGGGTTCTTTCGCGATGTGCTTGGGCGCCACCAGGTCAAACGAGAGGTTGGTGAACGGAGACTGGCCGCCCCAGCGGGAAGTGGTGTTCAGGTTGAACACGAATTTCTGCATGCACTGGCGGACCTGCGAGTAATTCAGCCCGTCTTCCCTGATAAAGGGTGCCAGATACGTGTCCACGTTGTTGAATGCCTGAGCGCCGGCCCATTCATTCTGCAGTGTGCCCAGGAAGTTGTTCATCTGTCCGAGGGCGGTATCGAAATGCTTGGCAGGACCGGCAGAGGCGCGGCCTTCCAGGTTGAAGCCCTCCAGCAGCAGGTCGCGCAGGGACCAGCCCGCGCAGTATCCGGCCAGACCAAAGGAAAGATCATGTATATGGAAATAGCCGTGTTCGTGGGCAAGGCGAATTTCTTCGGGGTACTTTTCCAGAGCATAGCGTGCCTGTACAGTGCCGGAGAGGTGCAGCATGAGTCCCTGGAAGGAGTGGGTCATGTTGGCGTTTTCGTTCACACGCCAGTCCGCCTGATCAAGGTAGGTGTCGATGACGTCCTTGATGTCGAGGTAGGCTTCTTTCTGGCTTCTGAGCTGACGGCGTTTTTCGCGGTAGAGTATGTACTTTTTGGCGATATCGTACTGGCGCGCCTCCATCAGCACCTGCTCGACCATGTTCTGGACGTGCTCCTGCTCAGGGATTTCCCGGTCGGAGAGTTTCTTTTCGACCTTGCGGGCAAGGCGTTTGCCAAGAAGCGGGTCTTTGATCCCGCTGGCGCTGAGGGCTTTGAAAATGGCTTGGGCGATGCGGTCAGTTGACCACGTTTCCAGCCGGCCGTCTCTCTTCATGATTTGGCTTGGCATGCTCCGGCTTCCTCCTTGGGGGTACGAATTTTTGGATTGTCAGCTCATATCCCAGAGGCAGATACGCTTGGGCAATGGCAAGGTCCTTATCTGTCAGGTCGGGAACCTGTGTTGTGCGGAAATAAAAGGCTTCGGGGTTGGCTTTGGCCAGTTCGAAAATGCGGGCGAGATTGGCTTGTGCCGCTATTTCGGAAACAGCATTGCCTGTCAGGGACGGATATTTGTACCACGGCCCCTTGATATCAACGGCGAACGCATCAACCAGCTTGTACTCAAGGAGTTCCTTGATCACTTCCGGTCGCATGCCGTTGGTGTCCATCTTGATCGGCAGGCCGAATTTCTTGATCTCGAAAAGCAGTTCTGCCACTCCGGGGACGATGGTCGGTTCGCCACCCGTGACAGTTATCCCGTCCAGCCAACCTGCGCGGTCGCGGATGTAAGCCTTGATGCGAACGGGGTCCATGGGGGGCAGTGCGTTCATGTCCCAGGCGAGTTCGAAATTGTGACATGTCGGGCAGTGTAAGTTGCAGCCGCCAAGAAAGATGATGCAGGTGGATCGGCCAGGCCAATCGCAGAGACTCAGATTTTCAAAGCCGCGAACATAGTTCCAGACCCCTGCGGGTTCTTTTGACATTTTGACTCCCTCTCTCCGATGGTCGAAATCGACTGCGCTGATCATTAATTCATTGTTTGCAGGGGGCTCTGTACAAAGAGTGATGCCTCTGCATTTACTGGCGGCTCTTTTGGTATAAAATCGCCGCAGTCATGTGACGAACAAGATAGCCTAGGGTAAAGATTTTGTACAGGGGGTTATCAAAAACAAAATGACTAATCAGGTTGTTTTTCCTGATTATTAGCAGTTATTCAATATTAGAGATGATTGTAAAAAGTTTTAAACAGTTTGCTGAAATCGTGCAAGGGCGATATCTTTACGTTTTTTCTAGATTAAGTTTAGAAAAAAAATAATTCAATTCCAGATGGATTATGTTTTCGACAGGGAGGGGGGTGGCGTTCAGGGAAGGGGCGGGTCTTGCTGAACTGAAAAGTACTTACCACAAGGGTTTCCCGTTGGGAACATGAAAAAGGCCGATTTCCACAGGAAAAAGAACATTCAGAATGTGATTTTTTCCTGAATTTCTGCAAAGTGCCGAGGCTCTAGGGATGCGTCCTTGTCAACATTTTTGGGGGACATTTTTGTGGCACGGGTTTTGATTGGATTGCATTCACTATGCGGTGCCGCGACCATCAACCAACGCGTTCCGCTGGTAAGCCTTCAGGTCGAATTCGGGCAGTGCTGCGAGGAGGTGATCCATGATGTCCGACTGGATGCCTTCGTGTGCATTCCACTCCGTCCTGGTGGTGAAGCAATAGATTTCCAACGGCAGCCCTTGAGATGCCTCTGGGTTGAGCTGACGCACAAGCAGGGTCATGGATTGATTGATCTCGGGGTGTGCCCGGAGATATTCAACGGCATAACGGCGGAACAGGCCGATATTGGTCAGGCGGCGGCCATTGAGCCGGGACGCCGGATCTACGCCGGTGGCCTTGTTGGCCGTGTCGATCTCCGCCTGGCGGGTTTCAATGTACGGGGCCAGGTGCTGGACTTTGCTGAGCCGTTCGATGAGGGCCTCATCGGCAAAACGGATGGAGGACTGGTCTATCTTGATTGAACGTTTGATACGCCGTCCGCCGGATTCACTCATGTTGCGCCAGTTCTTGAATGACGTGTCCAGAAATTTGTAGGTGGGGATGGCCGTTATGGTCATATCCCAGTTCTGGACCTTGACCGTGTTCAGGGCCACGTCCACCACGTCACCGTCTGCGCCCATGCTGCTCATTTCTATCCAGTCTCCCTTGTGCAGCAGGTCGTTGGCGCTGATCTGGATGCCGGCCACCACCGAAAGGATGGTGTCGCGAAAAACCAGCATGAGGACTGCGGTCATGGCGCCGATACCGGAAAGCAGGCCCCATGGTGATTTGCCGAGCAGGATGGAGACGACCGCGATGCCGCCGAGGATATAGATGAAGAGTTTGATGAGCTGGACATAGCCCTTGATAGGGCGGCGGTTG containing:
- the purU gene encoding formyltetrahydrofolate deformylase, which gives rise to MTESKESTVRLLITCPDQPGIVAAVSGYLHKKNANIIHSDQHSTDPVGGRFFMRNEFFLPGLTMDGLDALRADFEKTVTTDFVMDWSLNPVWKPKKMVILCSKVDHALMELLWRWKRGDLEADISMVISNHPDLRESVENFVPFHHVPVGPTLRDKVAAEDTMIELMDGNIDLVVLARYMQILTPDFVNKYTGKIINIHHSFLPAFVGADPYRRAHQRGVKLIGATAHYVTEKLDEGPIIEQDVIRVTHSHDIDDLKRLGGDIERHVLARAVKWHLEDRVIVDGNKTIVFRR
- a CDS encoding ribonucleoside triphosphate reductase translates to MPSQIMKRDGRLETWSTDRIAQAIFKALSASGIKDPLLGKRLARKVEKKLSDREIPEQEHVQNMVEQVLMEARQYDIAKKYILYREKRRQLRSQKEAYLDIKDVIDTYLDQADWRVNENANMTHSFQGLMLHLSGTVQARYALEKYPEEIRLAHEHGYFHIHDLSFGLAGYCAGWSLRDLLLEGFNLEGRASAGPAKHFDTALGQMNNFLGTLQNEWAGAQAFNNVDTYLAPFIREDGLNYSQVRQCMQKFVFNLNTTSRWGGQSPFTNLSFDLVAPKHIAKEPIIMGGKYDDELTYGDFQEEMDMINQAYIEVMLEGDHQDRIFSFPIPTYNVTEDFPWESEIGDKLMQLTAKYGVPYFQNFISSDLNPEDVRSMCCRLQMDLRELRTKTGGLFGAGDLTGSIGVVTLNLPKLAYLAQSEDEFLELVEEYAEMAKESLEYKRKVINANLEAGMFPWSKRYLKNGYKGHFSTIGLLGGHEACLNLIGKGIETEGGVRLMRRTLNHLRRVTSRFQEETGSLYNLEATPAEGTSYRLAKIDKSLYADIQTQGNGTPYYTNSTQLPVGISEDVLYALEHQNQLQPLYTGGTVFHTFLGEAVTDPASLRNFILKAFTKTKIPYVSVTPTFSICKEHGYILGEHFECPTCGNEAEVYTRIVGYYRPVSRWNKGKQAEYTDRVVFSDCLCN
- a CDS encoding anaerobic ribonucleoside-triphosphate reductase activating protein — encoded protein: MSKEPAGVWNYVRGFENLSLCDWPGRSTCIIFLGGCNLHCPTCHNFELAWDMNALPPMDPVRIKAYIRDRAGWLDGITVTGGEPTIVPGVAELLFEIKKFGLPIKMDTNGMRPEVIKELLEYKLVDAFAVDIKGPWYKYPSLTGNAVSEIAAQANLARIFELAKANPEAFYFRTTQVPDLTDKDLAIAQAYLPLGYELTIQKFVPPRRKPEHAKPNHEERRPAGNVVN
- a CDS encoding DUF3592 domain-containing protein; translation: MVYLSSSPIKRTRAQKILRLIVGVIAVSLILWALYSIPYDILREERARLYGEIVTSGQVLEVRTDVTPRYPEARLVIRYTYVDPDGFARFAEARIPDSQWQKFQPGAVIEVIYGRTQPALVRVPGEVEPRFQVWLRELIN
- a CDS encoding D-sedoheptulose 7-phosphate isomerase, producing MSERALKKVMDHASAGLAARKAFFDTKAELIVEIARAMAVCLAGGGKVMFCGNGGSAADSQHLAAEFTNRFKLERPPLPGLALTTDTSALTAIGNDYSFDEVFSKQLLALGRPGDMLVGFSTSGTSTNVIRAMREAKRNEIVTVGMTGQSGAEMASVSDFLVTVPSGDTPVIQEIHIAAGHMMCHLVDHFLFEAVSELTPYLPDAVG
- a CDS encoding mechanosensitive ion channel family protein; the encoded protein is MTFSTPIVIIENNHLFDVSAKIGLLLLAALIAYGVAKLLLVRAAHAFAQRTKSKLDDILMEQGVFSRAALLAPAPVFFWGLEFFPQLKDILHNAIYAYMAIAVILVMTKVLDGLVALYQTFDVSNRRPIKGYVQLIKLFIYILGGIAVVSILLGKSPWGLLSGIGAMTAVLMLVFRDTILSVVAGIQISANDLLHKGDWIEMSSMGADGDVVDVALNTVKVQNWDMTITAIPTYKFLDTSFKNWRNMSESGGRRIKRSIKIDQSSIRFADEALIERLSKVQHLAPYIETRQAEIDTANKATGVDPASRLNGRRLTNIGLFRRYAVEYLRAHPEINQSMTLLVRQLNPEASQGLPLEIYCFTTRTEWNAHEGIQSDIMDHLLAALPEFDLKAYQRNALVDGRGTA